A stretch of the Xiphophorus couchianus chromosome 15, X_couchianus-1.0, whole genome shotgun sequence genome encodes the following:
- the atp5mj gene encoding ATP synthase F(0) complex subunit j, mitochondrial, which produces MLLGAVRRWWAQVGPYYTKPYRDVFIGVGIMTIIYYKISYGGKKEAAVTNKPSH; this is translated from the exons ATGCTTCTGGGTGCCGTTAGGAGATGGTGGGCCCAAGTGGGCCCTTACTACACTAAGCCGTACAGAGATGTATTTATTGGAGTTGGCATAATGACCatcatttattataaaatttcCTACGGGG GGAAGAAGGAGGCGGCAGTGACGAACA